The DNA segment GCGTGCTCTCCCCCGGTGACGAATTGCTGGTGCCGGACGCCGCCTATGATCCGACCCGCGCCATGGCGACGGGGCTGCTGAAGCGCTTCGGCATCACTTCGCGCTTCTACGATCCGCTGATCGGGGCGGGCATCGCGGACCTGATCGGCGAGCAGACCCGCGCCGTCTTCATGGAAAGTCCGGGCAGCCTCACCTTCGAGGTGCAGGACGTGCCCGCGATCGTGGCGGCGGCCAAGGCACGGGGCGTGACCACGCTGCTCGACAACACCTGGGCCACGCCGCTGCGCTTTCGCGCGATCGAGAAGGGGGTCGACCTCGCGATCCTCGCCTGCACCAAATATGTCGTGGGCCATTCTGACGTAATGCTGGGCAGCGTCACCGCCGCGCCTTCGCACTGGCGCAAGCTGCGCGAGGTCAGCTTCCAACTGGGACAGGTGGCAAGTCCCGACGACGCCTGGCTCGGCTCGCGCGGCCTGCGCACCATGGCGGTGAGGCTAGCACAGCATGAGGCAAGCGCGCTCAAGATTGCGCGCTGGCTGGAGACCCGGCCGGAGGTGGACCGCGTTCTTCACCCGGCTTTGCCATCCTGCCCTGGCCATGAGCTTTTCGCGCGAGACTTCATCGGCGGCAGCGGGCTTTTCTCCTTCGTGCTGAAGGGCGGCGATGAGGCGGCGCGCGCGGCGCTGATCGACGGGCTTCACCATTTCGGCATCGGTTACTCCTGGGGTGGCTTCGAAAGCCTGGCGATCCCCGTCGACCCCGAACGCCATCGCAGCGCGACCCGGCCCGACTTTGCCGGGCCGCTGGTGCGATTGCAGATCGGGCTGGAGGATCCGGACGACCTGATCGCCGATCTGGCGGCCGGCCTCGGCCGGTTCAGCGCGGCACGGGGATGACGCCGATGGAAGCGTGGCTCGACGCGAACGGCCTGGCACTGCCATCGCGGATGGACGCGCTGGAGGTGGCGATCGCGGGGGCGCTGATCGTGCTGGCGCTTGCGCTGGGCGTCTTCGCGCAGCGCTCGTTCGGCGCGCGGGCGAGTCAGTTCTGGAAGACCCATGTCGCGCATCACGGCGAGGGTCTGTGGGAGCGGATGCCCGCCATCCTGCGACACGGCGTTGCCGCCTTGGCAACGTCGATCGTCATGTCGGCCTATCCCTGGTCCGCTTGGGGCGGGCTGCCGATCGGCCTGGCGCTGGGCAGCGCCGCCGCGCTGGCGGCGCATCAGGTGTTGCGTGGGCTCGGCATTCCGCGCTGGATCTCCTGGCTGGTGTCCAGCATCCTGTTCATCGCGCTCTTCAGCCGGGCGGTGGGCGGGCTGGATGCAATCACGGCCACGCTGGACGGCGTTGGCGTGGATGTCGGCCGACGCCGGCTGTCGCTGCTGGCGATCACCAGCGCGCTGCTCGTCATCGTCATCATCATCGCCATCGTTCGCTTGGCGAACCGGATCGTCAGCCACGCCATTGCGCGGACGACCACGCTGGACGCGACGCAGAAGCTGCTGGGTCAGAAGCTGGCCACCATCGCCATTGTCGTGGCGGCGTTTCTGTTCTCGATCGACCTGTTGGGCATCGACCTGACCGCCTTTGCCGTCTTCTCCGGTGCCATGGGCCTGGCGGTCGGCTTCGGCCTGCAGAAGACCGTCGGCAACCTGATCGCGGGCATCATCCTGCTGATGGACCGTTCGATCAAGCCGGGCGACGTGATCGTCGTCGGCGACAGCTTTGGCTGGGTCAACAAGATCGGGGTGCGTGCCGTCAGCGTGGTGACGCGCGACGGCAAGGAACATCTCATCCCGAATGAAAACCTGATGACGCAGGAGGTGGAGAACTGGTCCTTCACCAACCGCAACGTGCGCGTGCGCATCCCGGTGAGCGTCGCGTACAATTGCGACCTGAAAGTCGCGCAGGAACTGATGTTCGCCGCCGCTGCCGAGTCGCCACGTGTGCTTGCCAGCCCCAAGCCCAACGTGTGGCTGACGGGGTTCGGCAATGACGGGGTCGAGCACGAGATCCTGGCCTGGATCAGTGACCCGGAGAGCGGTGTCGGCAACGTCCGGTCAGACGTGCTCAACCGATTGTGGTGGAAGTTCAAGGAAGCGGGTGTCGCCCTCCCCTTCGCCCAGCGCGACATCTATGTGCGCAGCTGGCCGGGCGAGCCGCTGCCGGTCGGGCGCGACAGAGCGCCGGATGAACCGACGATTTAATGGCTTGGAAACTCAAGCCGTCCGCTGACGACGGAAAGGCTTCAGACGATCGTGGCGCCGGCAGTTGATCGTCCACGTTCGCTAAGGTCCGGATGGTAACCGAAACTGGCCATGGACGGAGCACGCCGGCCCGACCAGGCCGAGCCGGCGTATAGCCTTACTTGGGCGCGTTGGCGCGAGCTTCCTGCCCGTCGCCTTCCGGCGCGGCGATGATGTCGCGCGTGGTCTGGCCCTTGTCGATCACGTTGGTCTGGGGATCGCCCGCGGAGGAGCGGATGCCGTCATCAGCGGACTGTTCGCCCGCCGCCTGAAGCGCGGCGGCCTCACCGGCGCTGCGCGGCGCGCTGCCGAACAGCGCCTCCAGCGTCTGGGCCTGCGCCGCGCTGGCGGATTGCACGCGCGCCGCACCCGGCGTCGGCGGCACCAGCGCGAAATCGGGCGGGATGATCAGCGACGGCTGACGCGCCACCGCAAACTCGTCCGGACGATCGCGGTCGAGCCCGTTGCTCGCGCACCCGGCGAGCAGCACCGCAAGACCTGCGCCCATGACCATCGACTTACGCATTCACATTCTCCGAAGCCATCTTGTCCGGCTTTGCCGCCGGTTTATCGCGGATGAGCAGCGCGCGCACCAGCAGAATGAGCACGCCGATGGTGATCGCCGCATCCGCGACGTTGAAGACGAGGAACGGCCGCCATTCACCGAAGTGAAGATCGGCAAAATCCACGACATAGCCGAAGCGCACGCGGTCAACGATGTTGCCGATGGCGCCGCCCAGCACGAGGCCGAGCGCCAGCCTGTCTGCGCCCTTTTCCTCACGCCACATCCAGAAGGTCACGGCCGCGGCGATCAGGCCCGTCATCGCCACCAACGCCCAGCGTGCCGTTTCGCTTTCCGCGCGCAGCAGGCCCAGGCTGACGCCCATGTTCTGCACGAAGCGCAGATCGAAGAAGGACACGACCTCTCGTGAGGCGCCCAGGAAGTTGATGCCGAGCGGCCCGGTGACGAGCCATTTCGTCAATTGATCGACCAGGAACACCAACGCCGCGACGACGAGGCCGGCCGCGGGAGCGGCGCGCTTCACGCGGCCACCTCTTCGCTCACCACATCGGCGCAGCGGCCGCACAGCGCATTGTCTTCGGCCACTTCGGGCAGCAGGCGCCAGCAGCGGCCGCATTTGTGATAATCGGTTCGCGTCACGGTCACCTCATCGCCCGGCGATACCTTCGCCACGATGAACGCCTCGGCCAGTTGATCCACCGGCAGCGGCGTATCGGTGACGGTCACGTCCGCCTCCAGGCTGGAACGCACAACCTTTTCGCGGCGCAGCGGCTCGATCGCCTCGGTCACCCGCTCGCGGAGGCGGCGGACTTCCAGCCAGCGGGCGCTGACGTCCTCGCCCGCCTCCACCGGCAGTTCGGGCCAGTCGAGGAAATGCACGGAGCTGTCCTCACTTGGGAAGCGCGATTGCCACACTTCCTCCGCCGTGAAGACCAGCACCGGCGCCGCCCAGCGCACCATGGCGTGGAACAGCACGTCCAGCATGGTGCGATACGCCCGCCGCTTCACGTCATCCGACGCGTCGCAATAGAGCGAGTCCTTGCGGATATCGAAGAAGAAGGCGGACAGGTCCTCGTTGGCGAAATCGCTCAGCAGGCGGACGTAGCCGTTGAAGTCGAAGTCTGCGATCGCGCGGCGAAGCTGCTGGTCCAGCGCTTGGACAAGATGGAGCATGTAGCGCTCCAGCTCCGGCCACTCGGCGACCGGCAGCCTCTCCGCCTCATCGAACCCGTCGAGCGCGCCGAGCAGGTAGCGGAAGGTGTTCCTGAGCTTGCGATACTGGTCCGCGACGCCGGCCAGGATCTCCTTGCCGATGCGGTGATCCTCGGTGAAGTCGACCGACAGCGCCCACAGCCTGAGGATGTCCGCGCCATAATCGCGCATCAGATCAAGCGGGTTGATCGTGTTGCCGAGCGACTTGGACATCTTCATGCCCTTGGCGTCCATCGTGAAGCCGTGCGTCAGCACCGTATCATAAGGCGCCCGCCCGCGCGTGCCGCAGCTTTCCAGCAGCGACGACTGGAACCAGCCGCGATGCTGGTCCGAGCCCTCAAGGTAGAGGTCCGCCGGCCAGGACAGTTCCGGCCAGCGCCCGCTTTCCAGCACGAAAGCATGAGTACAGCCCGAATCGAACCACACGTCGAGAATGTCGGTGACCCGCTCATAATCCGCCGGATCGCGTCCCTCGCCAAGGAAGCCGGCCGCCGCCTCGTCAGTCCAGGCATCGACGCCCTTCGCGCGAAAGGCTTCGACGATGCGTGCGTTCACTGCGGGATCGACCAGCAGCTCGCCCGTCGCGCGATGGACGAACAGCGCGATTGGGACGCCCCAGGCGCGCTGACGGCTGATCACCCAGTCGGGCCGCCCTTCGACCATCGCGCCGATGCGATTGCGGCCCTTCTCCGGCACGAAGCGCGTCGCGGCGATCGCCGCCACCGCGCGATTGCGGAGGGTGTCGCCGGCGACACGCCCTTCGACAAGCTCAGGGCGAACGGTGCTTTCTTCCTCGTTCGTGCCGAACGAAGTCGAAGCACGTGTCCCAGCCGCATCGCCCGCAATCGGCTTGTCGACCGCGATGAACCATTGCGGCGTGCAGCGGAAAATCACCTTCGCCTTGGAGCGCCAGGAATGCGGATAGCTGTGCTTGAAATCGTCGCTGGCGGCGACCAGCGCGCCCGCTTCACGCAGGTCGGTGCAGATCGGCCCGTCCGATGCGACGAACTTCTTGTTGATGACGCTGCCCTGCCCGCCGAGCCATGCCCAATCCGGGCGGTACATGCCGCCCGCATCGACGGCGAAGACCGGATCGATGCCGTGCGCCTTGCAGAGGTCGAAATCGTCCTCGCCGTGGTCGGGCGCCATGTGGACGAGGCCGGTGCCGGCATCGGTGGTGACGAAATCGCCCGGCAGGAACGGGCGCGGCTTGGCGAAGAAGCCGCCCAGCGCATGCATCGGGTGGCGCGCGACGGCGCCGGCGAGCTTGTCGCCCGTGAACATCGCGAGCGCGGTAACCGTGCCGGCCGCGTCGCCCACCTTCATGACCACGGGATGGCCGATGCGCGCGCCGAAGCTTTCGATCAGATCACGCGCCACCAGCAGCGTGCGCGGCCCTGCCACCATGTCGTCGAACCGCGCGAGGACGTATTCGACCTCAGGGCCGTAGGCGAGCGCCTGGTTCACCGGGATCGTCCAGGGCGTCGTGGTCCAGATCACCGCATGCGCACCGACCAGCTCCGGCGCGTTCGGCGCCTCGGTGATCTCGAACGCGACGTCGATCTGCGTCGACACGACGTCCTCATATTCCACCTCAGCCTCGGCCAGCGCGGTCTTCTCGACCGGAGACCACATCACCGGCTTGGCGCCGCGATACAGCTGCCCCGTCTCGGCGAACTTCATCAGCTCGGAAACGATCGTCGCCTCTGCAGCGAAGTCCATCGTCAGATAGGGCTTGTCCCAATCGCCGTTGACGCCCAGCCGCTTCAGCTGTTCGCGCTGCGTGTCGACCCATTTCTGGGCATAGGCGCGGCATTCGGCGCGGAACTCCGCCGGCGGCACCTCGTCCTTGTTCAGCTTCTTCTTGCGATATTCTTCCTCGACCTTCCACTCGATCGGCAGGCCGTGGCAATCCCAGCCGGGCACGTACGGCGCGTTCTTGCCCAGCAGCGTTTGGGTGCGCACCACCATGTCCTTCAGGATATGGTTCAGCGCGTGGCCGATATGCATGTCGCCATTGGCATAGGGTGGGCCATCGTGAAGGATGAACTTCTCGCGGTCCGCTCGCTGCTCACGCAAACGCTGGTAGAGGCCCAGTCGATGCCACCGCTCCAGAATCGCGGGTTCCTTCTGCGGCAGGCCCGCCTTCATCGGAAAGTCGGTCTTCGGCAGGAAGACGGTGTCGCGCCAATCCTTCTGATCGGGCTCGCGTGCGGAGGTGGTTTCGTCGGCCATAGAAGCTCGCGCCCTTAGCGCGGGTCGCCGGGCAAAACAAACCACTGTGGCGTCGCGATCTGCAGCCGCGGCGGATCAATCGCCGGCGAGGATCTGTCGTGCGCGGTCGCAATCGGCGGCCATCTGTTCGGTCAACGCTTCGAGCGTGTCGAACTTGGCCTCCGGACGCAGGAACTCCACCAGTGCGACGTCGATCACCTGGCCGTATAGGTCACCGGAGAAATCGAACAGATAAGGTTCGAGCAATTCCTTGGGAGGATCGAAGCTCGGCCGGATGCCAAGGTTCGCGGCACCGCCAAAGACCTGGCCGTCTTCCAGCATCACGCGCACGGCATAGATGCCGTAGGCGGGGCGCAGGTAATTGCCGAGGTCCACATTGGCGGTCGGATAACCGATCTCCCGTCCAAGCTTATCGCCATGCCGCACCTCGCCGCGGATGGTGAAGGGCCGGGTCAGCAGCCGGGCAGCATCGCGCGGGCGACCCTCGCGCAGGGCAGCGCGAATGCGCGTGGACGAGACGGTATCGCCCTCCAGCGTGACCGCGCCGACAGTATCGGTCGAAAAGCCTTGCGCCTCGCCAAGGCTGGCCAGCATCGCAACATCGCCCGAGCGCGCCTTGCCGAAGGTAAAATCGGCGCCAGTGACGACCCCGGCGGCCCCGATCTGCGCCACCAGCTGCTCGGTGACGAACTCTTGCGCGGACAAAGCGGCGAGCGCCGCGTCGAAGGGGAAGACAAGCAGGGCGTCCACGCCCGCCGCGCGCATCAGTTCCGCCCGCTGCTCCAGCGTGGTCAGGCGGAACCATGGGCTGTCGGGCTTGAAGAAGCGCATCGGGTGCGGATCGAAGGTCGCGACCAAAGCCGGGCGCCCCTCAGCTCGCGCCCGCTCGACCGCGCGCCCGACCACCGCCTGGTGGCCGAGGTGAAAGCCATCGAAATTGCCCAGGGCAACGATCCCGCCGCGCAATGCCTGCGGCAGCGCCTCGCCCCTGTTCAGCCGGATGATCCCATGCCGCTCCATGGCAGCGGCGCATAGCGGCGCGCGCGTCAGCGCACCAGTGTCACGAAACTATAGGCCGGACGACCGGCATCGGCAGCATGTTCCTCACGCGCGACCTCGCGCCAGCCGGTGAAAGGGGGAACAATGGTGTCTCCTTCCGGTGCTGCATGGACCTCAGTCAATTCAACGCGATCGGCGCGATCAAGGAACAGCGCGAAGATATCCGCGCCGCCGATCACCGCGGCATCATCGCCCGCGAGCGCCAGCGCTGCCTCGGGATCGTGCGTCACCTCTGCGCCGTCGGCAGACCAGTCGCGATCACGGGTGAGAACGATATGGCGTCGCCCCGGCAACGGCGCGGGGAAGCTCTCGAATGTCTTGCGCCCCATGATCATGGGCCGGCCGATCGTCTGCGCCTTGAAGCGCTTTAGATCGGCCGGAAGGTGCCAGGGCAAGCCGCCGTCGCGGCCGATCACGCCATTGCTGGCGCGGGCAAGATGCAGCGAAACGGTCACTGGCCGTGCGTGCGCTCGGCCGATCCAAGCGCGACCGCACAAGCAGGCGGACTGCCGAACTGCAGCAGCATCGCTGCGAGCGTGGCGGTTGCGATGGTGATCAGATAATCCCGCATGCCAGCCTCCCTTCCGACGACTACGCTTGTAGTCATGGAGGCTGAACCGCGGGTGAACAAGCGGCTCATACCGCCACGGGCGCCTTTATATGGGCCTGCGCGGCATAATCGTGCAGCACGAAATCCTCGAGTTCATAGGCATCGATCGACGGCGGCTTGCGGACGATCTCCAGACGGGGCAGCGGCCCCGGCGTCCGGCCAAGCTGAAGCCGCGCCTGCTCCAGGTGATTGGCGTAGAGGTGGCAATCGCCCCCGGTCCAGATGAACTCGCCCGGCTCCAGCCCGCATTGCTGCGCCAGCATGTGCGTGAGCAAGGCGTAGCTGGCGATGTTGAAGGGCACGCCAAGGAAGATATCGGCCGAGCGCTGATAGAGCTGAAGCGACAGTCGCCCGTTCGCGACATAGGTCTGGAACAGGCAATGGCACGGCGCCAGCGCCATGGCGTGCAGGTCGCCGGGGTTCCACGCGGTCACGATCTGGCGACGGGAGGCGGGATTGGTGCGGATATCCCCGACCAGCCCTTTGATCTGATCGATGTGCCGGCCGTCCGCCGCCACCCAGTCGCGCCACTGCTTTCCATAGACCGGGCCGAGATCGCCCTGCTCGTCCGCCCATTCGTCCCAGATGCTGACCTTGCGATCCTGCAGCCAGCGCACATTGGTGTCGCCGCGCAGAAACCACAGAAGCTCCACGATGATCGAGCGCAGATGCAGCTTCTTCGTGGTCAGCACCGGGAAGCCTTGCGCCAGGTCGAACCGCATCTGGTGACCGAACACGCTGAGCGTCCCGGTGCCCGTGCGATCCATCTGCTGCGCGCCCGAATCGAGCACACGTTCCATGAGATCAAGATATTGCCGCATCGATCGGACGCTACAGCCGGCCCGCGCGACCGCCAAGCCATCGTGACCCGATCCGTTACGGCGCGGATGCCTTGCGCCGCCGATCGGAGGCAACGAACCCGTAACCATGCAGTGTTTCGATCCGGCAATCCGCGGGCATCTGGCCGCGATGGCACGCGCAGTGACCGAATCGATCGCGTTCGTCTTTCTCGACGAGCGCGGGAGCACGCTGGGGCTGCACCACATCCTCTCGAGCAAGGCCTCGTCGGTCGACGTGCCGCTGCGCACCATCGTGGCAGTGGCGATGGCGCATGATTCTCGTGCCATCGTGATGGCGCACAATCACCCGTCCGGAGATGCAGAGCCTTCGCCGGAGGACCTGCGCACCACGCGCCGGGTGGCGGCGGCGCTCGACAGCTTAGGGATACGGCTGGTCGACCATCTCGTGCTGGCCGGCGATTCCGTTGTCAGCTTTCGGGCGCGCGGGCTGCTGTGACTGGTTCATGCCGCAGGGGCGGATAGCTGCCGGCTCCGGTCGGGGCCCGACCGCCCGGAAGGTCGCGAAATATCCGCCGGCAGACGGCATCGGCGTCATCGTCACCAGCTGATAGCCGACAGCCGCGAATTCGCAGCGGAGCAGGGTTGGCGGTGTGCCGTGATTGGCCGTGGAGCGATCCGCATCGACCACCACCACCTGCCCGTTCGGGTGCAGCGCGGGACGCATCCGCCACAGGAACTCATAAGGCTCCTCGATCTCATGATACATGTGCACCATGAAGATACGATCGAAGCTCGCCTCCGGTAGCTTCGGATCGGAAGGCGCCCCCAACTTCACGCTCACGTTATCCAGCCGGCCACGCGCCACGCGTTCGGCGAGAGCATCGCGAACGGCCGGCATCACATCCTGCGCCAGCACGCGCCCTTCCTTGCCGACCTTCTGGGCAAGGCGCATGGTGTAATAGCCCTCGCCGGCGCCGATATCGGCCACCGTCATGCCGGGCTCGATCGCTGCGCGCGCCATCACCGTGCCCGCTTCGTTCAGCCGATCGCGCGCCTCCTCGTTGGACCAGCGCGAGGAAACAATGTTGGCGACCGGGCGATAGGCCTCGGGGAACGGCCCCGGCTCCTGCGGCTCGTCCTTGAGCAGCGGCTCCCCGCCTTCACACGCCGCCCCCAGCAACAGGAGCGCGGCGGCGGTGATGGAGCGCGCGATGGCCCGTCCCCGCCGCGCGCCGGAAGCAGCCGCGCCGCGGATCACCGTCGGCTGCCGTCCGGCACAGAAATGCGATCGAGCGCCGCCCATCCTCAGTCGACATCCTCCACGTCGACCGCTTCGCCGGTCACGCGCTGTGCCAGCGCAGCAGCCATGAAATCGTCGAGGTCGCCATCGAGCACGTCGCCCGGCGAGGTCGAGGTGGTGCCGGTGCGCAGGTCCTTCACCAGCTGGTACGGCTGCAGCACATAGGAACGGATCTGGTGGCCCCAGCCGATATCGGTCTTGGCGGCGTTGATCGTGTTCGCCTCTTCCTCGCGCTTGCGCAGCTCATGCTCGTACAGGCGCGCACGCAGCTGATTGTACGCTTCTGCCTTGTTCTTGTGCTGCGACCGCTGGTTCTGGCACGCCACCACAATCCCGGTGGGCAAGTGGGTGATGCGCACCGCTGAATCGGTCGTGTTGATGTGCTGCCCACCCGCGCCCGACGCACGATAGGTGTCGATGCGCAGCTCGCTGTCGTTGATTTCGATGTCGATCGAATCGTCGATCACCGGATAGACCCACACGCTGGAAAAGCTGGTGTGGCGGCGCGCCGAGCTATCATATGGGCTGATGCGGACGAGACGGTGGACGCCGCTCTCGACCTTGGCATAGCCATAAGCGTTCTCGCCCTTCACCAGCAGGGTGGCAGACTTGATCCCCGCCTGCTCGCCCGAGTGATAGTCGACCAGTTCGACCTTGTAGCCATGCCGCTCGGCCCAGCGCGTGTACATGCGCTGAAGCATCTCGGCCCAGTCCTGGCTTTCGGTACCACCGGCGCCGGCGTTGATCTCGACATAGGTGTCGTTCGCGTCCGCCTCGCCGGACAGCAGCGCCTTCACCTTGTCCTTCTGCGCGCGTTCGGCGAGCTCGGCGAGCGCCTTGGTGCCGTCCGAGGCCATTTCCTCGTCGCCCTCGGCCTCGGCCATCTCGATCAGTTCGGCCGTATCGCTCAGCTCGCGTTCGATGGTGCGCGTGGCGGTGATCGCCTCATCCAGACGGCGGCGCTCGCGCATCACGTCCTGCGCCGCCTTGGGATCGTTCCACAGCGTCGGATCCTCGACCCGCGCATTGAGTTCATCGAGCCGCCGCAGCGCACGATCCCAGTCGAGGCTGCGCCGAAGCAGCGCGAGCGCCTCGTTGATCGTATCCACATGAGCCTGCGCTTCGGCGCGCATCTTCTTTCTCCACTTCTCGCGTCATTTCAGCAACCTGGAGGCACGAAGGGCCGGGGCATCGCTGCCTGGCCGGACGGCTCCAGCCAAGGCTGGCATGACGGTATTTGGCTGGCGGACTTAGGACCAGAACGGCGGCAGGACAATGCCGCCGCCTGCCGATCAATAGATACCGCCTTCGCGCTGCAGGAAGTCGCTGTCGCTCGCCTGCGTCCTGGTGCCTGCGGCCGTGGGGACGGCGCTCGGCTGTGCGGTGGGCCGGCGCGGCGCGCGGCGCGCCTCCGCCTGTGGCTTGAACGCTTCCCAGATCACCGCGGGCTTTGGATCATTGTCGTTCGGGAAGGTGCCGAACACCGGCCGGCCGCTGCCCCGGTCGACCCGAACCATGCGGATGCCGGCAGGCGCGCGGAACGGCAGCGGATCCATGCCCTCATAGGCCTTTGCCGCCCATTGCTTGAAGATCGGCGCGGCCAGCGTGCCGCCCTGCGCGTAACCGCCCAGGTTCACCGGCGAATCATATCCGATGTAGACGCCGGCCACCATTTGCGGCGTGCCGCCGATGAACCATACGTCCTTGGGCCCCGAGTTGGTGCCGGTCTTGCCGAACATTGGCCGGTTCAGATCGCGCAGCACCGTGGCGGTACCACGCTGGATCACGCCCTCCGCGATATGGACCATCTGATAGGCGGACATGGCATCCAGGACCTGGCGCCCACGACGAACTGGGCGGGGCATCGCCTTTCCGTCCCAATCGGGCATGTTGCACCGATCGCAGGCACGCCAGTTTTCCGGCCAGATCACTTGGCCGCGACGGTTCTGGACATAATCGATCAGCGTCGGGGCATGCCAGCGCCCCTGATTGGCCAGCACGCCATAAGCGTTGACCATCTTCATCACCGTCGTCTCACCCGCACCCAGGGCGTAGGAGAGGTAGGGTTCATAATCCCCGATCTCCATCGCCTTCATCAGGCGAACGACATTTGCCATGCCGGTCTGCGCGGCGGCGCGCACCGTCATCAGGTTGCGCGACTGCTCCACGCCCCAGCGCATGGTGTGCGGCCCGGCGCCGCGCGAATTGGCGAAGTTGCGGAAGCACTTCTGCCCGAGGCGCGGCCCCTGGTCGACGCAGAAGGGCCCGTCGACGATGATCGAGGCGGGCGTCATGCCGTGTTCCAGCGCGGCGGCATAGACGATCGGCTTGATGGTCGAGCCCGGCTGGCGCATCGCCTGAGTCGCACGGTTGAACGACTGGAGCGAGGCGTCGAAGCCGCCCTGCAT comes from the Sphingomonas sp. OV641 genome and includes:
- the prfB gene encoding peptide chain release factor 2; this translates as MRAEAQAHVDTINEALALLRRSLDWDRALRRLDELNARVEDPTLWNDPKAAQDVMRERRRLDEAITATRTIERELSDTAELIEMAEAEGDEEMASDGTKALAELAERAQKDKVKALLSGEADANDTYVEINAGAGGTESQDWAEMLQRMYTRWAERHGYKVELVDYHSGEQAGIKSATLLVKGENAYGYAKVESGVHRLVRISPYDSSARRHTSFSSVWVYPVIDDSIDIEINDSELRIDTYRASGAGGQHINTTDSAVRITHLPTGIVVACQNQRSQHKNKAEAYNQLRARLYEHELRKREEEANTINAAKTDIGWGHQIRSYVLQPYQLVKDLRTGTTSTSPGDVLDGDLDDFMAAALAQRVTGEAVDVEDVD
- a CDS encoding class I SAM-dependent methyltransferase; translation: MIRGAAASGARRGRAIARSITAAALLLLGAACEGGEPLLKDEPQEPGPFPEAYRPVANIVSSRWSNEEARDRLNEAGTVMARAAIEPGMTVADIGAGEGYYTMRLAQKVGKEGRVLAQDVMPAVRDALAERVARGRLDNVSVKLGAPSDPKLPEASFDRIFMVHMYHEIEEPYEFLWRMRPALHPNGQVVVVDADRSTANHGTPPTLLRCEFAAVGYQLVTMTPMPSAGGYFATFRAVGPRPEPAAIRPCGMNQSQQPARPKADNGIAGQHEMVDQPYP